The Bombus pyrosoma isolate SC7728 linkage group LG3, ASM1482585v1, whole genome shotgun sequence genome has a segment encoding these proteins:
- the LOC122566363 gene encoding receptor-type tyrosine-protein phosphatase N2 isoform X2, with the protein MGRKQWWRGGSVLLVLFTVHHVILGDGDVGCLFSESLCDPRTETCYNDLAFGKCLPLYTDLNDEDYYQYNFNVDELELLRLQLERLQVDEYKWSHPYTQCIMQMTLYNLRYWENYDLRLCQHLKQRTHFENKNEIDQAKVPTIAIVKFTPNNGKFNSQFANELYYPPGTQNQYFPDSFYNDEFSRLPYKEQFREIDSQFYKPRYNPNSHNDYVSSMNEKDYEENYDENNLRKNPTTFNGVVERLSRTRRQPPLYNLQDYNNNAMESFENALKERISQKLSDLEFLIKDESEDYSDKKDVADEDPNVDYETVFSEKYKPRKFSETPDENERFLENVKHNSKDNYDSDDYDDVNDEDIVPQKDSSSMENGIYTEGGLIQAVDKANVDTDENAYNLFADDISELLQKHGLAGFKRGDVKKPGPPFSTNNYAFKTPSPSISENENRSDSIETEQDNNVLLTPYVKKEVKQQTDSKSYNVDLDHVYVEFQKPFHRWSEGEHVVEEVEKLLGLSSGSLKDIRVGRAEVTFKVVKNNKNYSATDVVNNIDDIRGKLKNSLGVEVIRAGIGDKIKLPATLEVVKKAEMSSTVFGAIITAGVIAIVAAVVTLVIARRHAKAGAKLAGLTTPDPEASKDYQDLCRARMHAKQPADKPESPRITNLSRENESNNSPSNRSSTSSWGEEPAPSNMDISTGQMVLSYMEDHLKNKDRLDQEWAALCAYEVDPSSTEIAQSEANAKCNRPGAAIPYDHSRVILNDLANVNNSDYINASTITDHDPRNPAYIATQGPLPETTADFWQLVWEQGSVVIVMLTRLTEEGIAMCHRYWPEEGSELYHIYEVHLVSEHFWCDDYLVRSFYLKNLRTGETRTVTQFHFLSWPENGVPHSIKALLEFRRKINKSYKGRSCPIVVHCSDGAGRTGTYCLIDMVLNRMMKGAKEIDIAATLEHIRDQRPDMVATKQQFKFVLMAVAEEVHAILKALPVPPTEKSLPGNNSSTKQDQ; encoded by the exons ATGGGCCGCAAACAGTGGTGGCGAGGAGGCTCGGTACTGTTGGTGCTCTTCACTGTCCATCACGTAATTCTAGGTGATGGTGATGTCG GGTGCCTGTTCAGTGAGAGCCTCTGCGATCCTCGAACGGAAACATGTTACAATG ATCTCGCGTTTGGCAAATGTTTGCCATTATACACTGATCTGAACGATGAAGATTATTATCA aTATAATTTCAACGTTGACGAATTGGAATTGCTAAGATTGCAATTAGAGAGGCTGCAAGTCGATGAATACAAATGGTCTCATCCCTACACCCAATGTATAATGCAAATGACCTTGTACAATTTACGCTACTG gGAAAACTACGATCTTCGACTCTGTCAGCATTTAAAGCAACGTACGCATTtcgaaaacaaaaatgaaatcgaCCAGGCCAAA GTACCCACAATAGCCATAGTAAAATTCACGCCCAACAATGGCAAGTTCAACAGCCAATTTGCCAATGAGCTCTACTACCCTCCTGGTACACAAAATCAGTATTTCCCTGATTCATTCTATAATGACGAATTCTCTCGATTGCCGTACAAGGAACAATTCAGAGAAATCGATTCCCAGTTCTACAAACCGAGGTACAATCCGAATTCTCACAATGATTATGTCTCTTCGATGAATGAAAAAGATtatgaagaaaattatgaCGAAAATAATTTGCGTAAGAATCCAACGACTTTTAATGGAGTCGTTGAAAGGCTATCTCGAACTAGACGTCAACCTCCCTTGTATAATTTACAAGACTACAACAACAATGCAATGGAATCATTTGAAAACGCTTTAAAGGAGAGGATATCGCAGAAACTTTCAGATctagaatttctaattaaagaCGAATCTGAAGATTATTCCGATAAAAAGGACGTTGCAGACGAAGATCCGAATGTCGATTATGAGACAGTGTTTTCGGAAAAATACAAACCTAGAAAATTTAGCGAGACACCGGACGAAAATGAGCGTTTTCTGGAAAATGTGAAACACAATTCGAAAGATAATTACGATAGTGATGATTACGACGATGTGAACGATGAAGATATAGTGCCTCAGAAGGATAGCTCGTCGatggaaaatggaatttatacCGAAGGAGGACTTATACAGGCTGTTGATAAAGCTAATGTTGATACTGAcg AAAATGCCTACAATTTATTTGCCGATGATATAAGCGAACTCCTTCAGAAGCACGGATTAGCTGGCTTTAAACGCGGGGATGTTAAGAAACCAGGACCGCCGTTTTCAACAAATAACTATGCGTTTAAAACTCCATCCCCATCCA tttcagaaaatgaaaatcgttcTGATTCTATCGAAACTGAGCAAGAT aaTAATGTATTACTTACCCCATAtgtgaaaaaagaagtaaagcAACAAACAGATTCAAAATCGTACAACGTTGATCTGGATCATGTTTACGTTGAATTTCAGAAACCATTTCACAGATGGTCGGAAGGTGAACATGTCGTCGAAGAG GTGGAAAAATTATTGGGACTATCATCTGGCTCTTTAAAAGATATTCGTGTTGGCCGTGCGGAAGTGACATTCAAGGTcgtcaaaaataataaaaattatagcgCTACCGACGTAGTTAATAACATAG ACGACATACGcgggaaattgaaaaattctttggGTGTTGAGGTGATTCGTGCAGGCATAGGTGACAAG atcaAGTTACCCGCAACGCTGGAAGTTGTTAAAAAAGCTGAAATGAGTTCGACTGTGTTCGGAGCAATAATAACTGCAGGCGTCATAGCCATTGTAGCTGCAGTAGTCACATTGGTAATCGCTCGTCGACACGCTAAAGCTGGAGCCAAATTGGCAGGACTAACTACACCTGATCCGGAAGCATCGAAGGACTACCAAGATTTATGTAGAGCAAGGATGCATGCTAAACAACCGGCAGATAAACCAGAATCACCGCGAATTACGAATTTAAGCAGGGAAAATGAGTCAAATAATTCGCCATCGAATCGATCTAGCACATCCTCTTGGGGAGAAGAACCGGCTCCTTCGAATATGGACATATCAACCGGACAAATGGTTCTA aGTTACATGGAGGATCATCTAAAAAACAAGGATCGATTGGATCAAGAATGGGCCGCGTTATGTGCTTACGAGGTGGATCCTTCTTCGACTGAAATTGCACAAAGCGAAGCGAATGCCAAATGCAATCGGCCTGGTGCAGCGATTCCCTACGATCATTCCAGGGTGATTCTAAATGATCTCGCTAATGTCAATAACTCCGACTATATTAACGCCTCTACAATC acGGATCATGATCCTCGTAATCCAGCTTACATTGCCACACAAGGACCACTACCAGAAACGACGGCTGATTTTTGGCAACTAGTTTGGGAACAAGGCAGCGTTGTAATAGTGATGCTAACTAGACTTACTGAAGAGGGTATCGCCATGTGTCATCGTTATTGGCCCGAAGAAGGATCAGAATTATATCATATCTACGAGGTGCACCTTGTGTCCGAGCATTTCTGGTGCGATGACTATCTGGTGCGTTCCTTCTACTTGAAAAATCTACGTACCGGCGAAACAAGAACTGTAACTCAATTCCATTTCTTGTCCTGGCCCGAGAACGGCGTGCCACACTCCATCAAGGCTCTTCTTGAATTCCGCCG aaaaattaacaaatccTATAAAGGCAGATCCTGCCCTATAGTTGTGCATTGCAG TGATGGTGCTGGGCGTACTGGTACATATTGTTTAATTGACATGGTTCTGAACCGTATGATGAAAGGAGCCAAAGAAATCGACATTGCAGCTACATTAGAACATATAAGAGATCAAAGACCTGACATGGTTGCGACAAAGcaacaatttaaatttgttctcATGGCAGTGGCAGAAGAAGTACACGCTATCCTTAAGGCTTTACCTGTCCCCCCTACAGAAAAATCTCTTCCAGGAAATAATTCTTCGACGAAGCAAGATCAGTAA
- the LOC122566363 gene encoding receptor-type tyrosine-protein phosphatase N2 isoform X1 has protein sequence MGRKQWWRGGSVLLVLFTVHHVILGDGDVGCLFSESLCDPRTETCYNDLAFGKCLPLYTDLNDEDYYQYNFNVDELELLRLQLERLQVDEYKWSHPYTQCIMQMTLYNLRYWENYDLRLCQHLKQRTHFENKNEIDQAKVPTIAIVKFTPNNGKFNSQFANELYYPPGTQNQYFPDSFYNDEFSRLPYKEQFREIDSQFYKPRYNPNSHNDYVSSMNEKDYEENYDENNLRKNPTTFNGVVERLSRTRRQPPLYNLQDYNNNAMESFENALKERISQKLSDLEFLIKDESEDYSDKKDVADEDPNVDYETVFSEKYKPRKFSETPDENERFLENVKHNSKDNYDSDDYDDVNDEDIVPQKDSSSMENGIYTEGGLIQAVDKANVDTDENAYNLFADDISELLQKHGLAGFKRGDVKKPGPPFSTNNYAFKTPSPSISENENRSDSIETEQDNNVLLTPYVKKEVKQQTDSKSYNVDLDHVYVEFQKPFHRWSEGEHVVEEVEKLLGLSSGSLKDIRVGRAEVTFKVVKNNKNYSATDVVNNIDDIRGKLKNSLGVEVIRAGIGDKIKLPATLEVVKKAEMSSTVFGAIITAGVIAIVAAVVTLVIARRHAKAGAKLAGLTTPDPEASKDYQDLCRARMHAKQPADKPESPRITNLSRENESNNSPSNRSSTSSWGEEPAPSNMDISTGQMVLSYMEDHLKNKDRLDQEWAALCAYEVDPSSTEIAQSEANAKCNRPGAAIPYDHSRVILNDLANVNNSDYINASTIKSTDHDPRNPAYIATQGPLPETTADFWQLVWEQGSVVIVMLTRLTEEGIAMCHRYWPEEGSELYHIYEVHLVSEHFWCDDYLVRSFYLKNLRTGETRTVTQFHFLSWPENGVPHSIKALLEFRRKINKSYKGRSCPIVVHCSDGAGRTGTYCLIDMVLNRMMKGAKEIDIAATLEHIRDQRPDMVATKQQFKFVLMAVAEEVHAILKALPVPPTEKSLPGNNSSTKQDQ, from the exons ATGGGCCGCAAACAGTGGTGGCGAGGAGGCTCGGTACTGTTGGTGCTCTTCACTGTCCATCACGTAATTCTAGGTGATGGTGATGTCG GGTGCCTGTTCAGTGAGAGCCTCTGCGATCCTCGAACGGAAACATGTTACAATG ATCTCGCGTTTGGCAAATGTTTGCCATTATACACTGATCTGAACGATGAAGATTATTATCA aTATAATTTCAACGTTGACGAATTGGAATTGCTAAGATTGCAATTAGAGAGGCTGCAAGTCGATGAATACAAATGGTCTCATCCCTACACCCAATGTATAATGCAAATGACCTTGTACAATTTACGCTACTG gGAAAACTACGATCTTCGACTCTGTCAGCATTTAAAGCAACGTACGCATTtcgaaaacaaaaatgaaatcgaCCAGGCCAAA GTACCCACAATAGCCATAGTAAAATTCACGCCCAACAATGGCAAGTTCAACAGCCAATTTGCCAATGAGCTCTACTACCCTCCTGGTACACAAAATCAGTATTTCCCTGATTCATTCTATAATGACGAATTCTCTCGATTGCCGTACAAGGAACAATTCAGAGAAATCGATTCCCAGTTCTACAAACCGAGGTACAATCCGAATTCTCACAATGATTATGTCTCTTCGATGAATGAAAAAGATtatgaagaaaattatgaCGAAAATAATTTGCGTAAGAATCCAACGACTTTTAATGGAGTCGTTGAAAGGCTATCTCGAACTAGACGTCAACCTCCCTTGTATAATTTACAAGACTACAACAACAATGCAATGGAATCATTTGAAAACGCTTTAAAGGAGAGGATATCGCAGAAACTTTCAGATctagaatttctaattaaagaCGAATCTGAAGATTATTCCGATAAAAAGGACGTTGCAGACGAAGATCCGAATGTCGATTATGAGACAGTGTTTTCGGAAAAATACAAACCTAGAAAATTTAGCGAGACACCGGACGAAAATGAGCGTTTTCTGGAAAATGTGAAACACAATTCGAAAGATAATTACGATAGTGATGATTACGACGATGTGAACGATGAAGATATAGTGCCTCAGAAGGATAGCTCGTCGatggaaaatggaatttatacCGAAGGAGGACTTATACAGGCTGTTGATAAAGCTAATGTTGATACTGAcg AAAATGCCTACAATTTATTTGCCGATGATATAAGCGAACTCCTTCAGAAGCACGGATTAGCTGGCTTTAAACGCGGGGATGTTAAGAAACCAGGACCGCCGTTTTCAACAAATAACTATGCGTTTAAAACTCCATCCCCATCCA tttcagaaaatgaaaatcgttcTGATTCTATCGAAACTGAGCAAGAT aaTAATGTATTACTTACCCCATAtgtgaaaaaagaagtaaagcAACAAACAGATTCAAAATCGTACAACGTTGATCTGGATCATGTTTACGTTGAATTTCAGAAACCATTTCACAGATGGTCGGAAGGTGAACATGTCGTCGAAGAG GTGGAAAAATTATTGGGACTATCATCTGGCTCTTTAAAAGATATTCGTGTTGGCCGTGCGGAAGTGACATTCAAGGTcgtcaaaaataataaaaattatagcgCTACCGACGTAGTTAATAACATAG ACGACATACGcgggaaattgaaaaattctttggGTGTTGAGGTGATTCGTGCAGGCATAGGTGACAAG atcaAGTTACCCGCAACGCTGGAAGTTGTTAAAAAAGCTGAAATGAGTTCGACTGTGTTCGGAGCAATAATAACTGCAGGCGTCATAGCCATTGTAGCTGCAGTAGTCACATTGGTAATCGCTCGTCGACACGCTAAAGCTGGAGCCAAATTGGCAGGACTAACTACACCTGATCCGGAAGCATCGAAGGACTACCAAGATTTATGTAGAGCAAGGATGCATGCTAAACAACCGGCAGATAAACCAGAATCACCGCGAATTACGAATTTAAGCAGGGAAAATGAGTCAAATAATTCGCCATCGAATCGATCTAGCACATCCTCTTGGGGAGAAGAACCGGCTCCTTCGAATATGGACATATCAACCGGACAAATGGTTCTA aGTTACATGGAGGATCATCTAAAAAACAAGGATCGATTGGATCAAGAATGGGCCGCGTTATGTGCTTACGAGGTGGATCCTTCTTCGACTGAAATTGCACAAAGCGAAGCGAATGCCAAATGCAATCGGCCTGGTGCAGCGATTCCCTACGATCATTCCAGGGTGATTCTAAATGATCTCGCTAATGTCAATAACTCCGACTATATTAACGCCTCTACAATC AAATCG acGGATCATGATCCTCGTAATCCAGCTTACATTGCCACACAAGGACCACTACCAGAAACGACGGCTGATTTTTGGCAACTAGTTTGGGAACAAGGCAGCGTTGTAATAGTGATGCTAACTAGACTTACTGAAGAGGGTATCGCCATGTGTCATCGTTATTGGCCCGAAGAAGGATCAGAATTATATCATATCTACGAGGTGCACCTTGTGTCCGAGCATTTCTGGTGCGATGACTATCTGGTGCGTTCCTTCTACTTGAAAAATCTACGTACCGGCGAAACAAGAACTGTAACTCAATTCCATTTCTTGTCCTGGCCCGAGAACGGCGTGCCACACTCCATCAAGGCTCTTCTTGAATTCCGCCG aaaaattaacaaatccTATAAAGGCAGATCCTGCCCTATAGTTGTGCATTGCAG TGATGGTGCTGGGCGTACTGGTACATATTGTTTAATTGACATGGTTCTGAACCGTATGATGAAAGGAGCCAAAGAAATCGACATTGCAGCTACATTAGAACATATAAGAGATCAAAGACCTGACATGGTTGCGACAAAGcaacaatttaaatttgttctcATGGCAGTGGCAGAAGAAGTACACGCTATCCTTAAGGCTTTACCTGTCCCCCCTACAGAAAAATCTCTTCCAGGAAATAATTCTTCGACGAAGCAAGATCAGTAA